The Corvus moneduloides isolate bCorMon1 chromosome 5, bCorMon1.pri, whole genome shotgun sequence genome includes a region encoding these proteins:
- the PCM1 gene encoding pericentriolar material 1 protein isoform X1 codes for MATGGGPFEEGMNDQDLPSWSNESLDDRLNNTDWGSQQKKANRSSEKNKKKLSGEGETRLTNEISPESSPGMERQKTRTSHSFPHARYMTQMSVPEQAELERLKQRINFSDLDQRSIGSDSQGRATAANNKRQLNENKKPFNFLSLQINTNKSKDPASGSQKKESGVSAQCKELFGAALSKDFLQNCQVPAQEDGRGEQAMDSSQIVSRLVQIRDYIAKASSMRDDLVEKNERSANVERLSHLIDDLKEQEKSYLKFLQKMLARENEEDDVRTIDSAVGSGSVGESTSLNIDVQSEASDTTEVSFSLSCRPRIEDKLGNSASQEQVTDIDVTPSPKGKSERAALNDREIWPCGINSQDHGLLSKARDPQQEAKEELENLKKQHDLLKRMLQQQEQLKALQGRQAALLALQHKAEQAIAVLDDSVVTETTGSVSGVSLTSELNEELNDLIQRFHNQLHDSQTQSVPDNRRQAESLSLTREISQSRNSSMSEHQSDEKAQLFNKMRMLQGKKQKMDKLLGELHTLRDQHLNNSSFFPASSSPQRSIDQRSTTSAASGPIGIVTVVNGESNSLASAPYPPDSLVSQNESEEDENLNPTEKLQKLNEVRKRLNELRELVHYYEQTSDMMTDAVNENTKEEEEETEESESDSEHEDPQPVTNIRNPQGISSWSEINSNSNVQCGANNRDGRHLNTDCEINNRSAANIRTLKMSSALDCHNRENDKHLDLPQGEDDEVEEDRVSEDSISSHRSSLGDVAGDAEFEQKINRLIAAKQKLRQLQNLAAMVQDDDPEPQGTIANASNIGDLLGEMEETKQQPNNVRASSNKLKKDVRLNEKAREKFYEAKLQQQQWELKQLQEERRKLIEIQEKIQVLQKACPDLQLSAGLGNCPANRQTSQATSSPAVNECNTAGKPLIECDESVPVGNELWSEMRRHEILREELRQRRKQLEALMAEDQRRRELAETISTVAASVKSEGSEAQCTPQQSRTEKTMATWGGSTQCALEEENGDEDGYLSDGVGQAEEEEEDASSLNDSFSVYPNNNVPENTYFVKENKDRWKNCRPLSADGNYRPVSKARQQQNISMRRQENFRWMSELSYVEEKEQWQEQINQLKKQHEFSVSICQTLMQDQQTLSCLLQTLLTGPYSMMPNNVASSQIHLIMHQLNQCYTQLTWQQNNVQRLKQMLSDVMRQQEQQCQEKPSRKERGSNAPPPPSPVFCPFNFPPQPVNLFSVPGFTNFSSFAPGINCNPVFPSGFGDFAHNISPHSSEQQEQQHPLDHNTSGKTEYMAFPKPFESSSSNGAEKQRRSHRQPEEELEKRSTWLNDSQEMKKDDQSQLKAGFAVSVQNIASSHKNQSDMNRRREFDEESLESFSSMPDPVDPTTVTKTFRSRKASAQASLASKDKTPKSKNKRKTSSQLKGRVKNTGYESASASSVCEPCKNNKSRHSDDVVHAKVFSKRNQEQLEKIIKYSRSTEMSSAHARRILQQSNRNACIEAPETGSDLSMFEALRDTIYSEVATLISQNESRPHFLIELFHALQLLNTDYLRQRALYALQDIVTRHLSEKNEKGKSAKSLNSATWVASNSELTPSESLASTDDETFGKNFSTEACQDCEQHDADNGSTMSTSSNFEPFATDDLGNTVIHLDKALSWMREYERMKVEAESTLDSEGCSSNFQGASTAKLEGPGTGECQSVLQSGDVSAIPCPRIDTQQLDRQIKAIMKEVIPFLKEHMDEVCSSQLLTSVRRMVLTLTQQNDESKEFVKFFHKQLGSILQDSLAKFAGRKLKDCGEDLLVEISEVLFNELAFFKLMQDLDNNSISVKQRCKRKIETTEVIQSYAKEAKKGLQVDVCSSVEDVDEDKDKDETETAKQVPDSEMCAGNGVPESIRSDASDQEEDEESESGPVAISLSKAETQALTNYGSGEDENEDEEIEFEEGPVDVQTSLQANSETTTENEQTSNQELSKAKSSEILSSEQESVNVKGEQDVATIVPHYLSVMENTPALTVNTPESFVTATVKTEESSSPLAVNETQTPDTTCAENKSGASSESSMAGSPDTESPVLVNEYEPGSGNVSQKSDEDDFVKVEDLPLKLAVYSETDLMKKMETEAQTNSLSDELLDGGGAQDQELVGDAQTLKEPETFGAQNA; via the exons AGAAGCATTGGAAGTGATTCTCAAGGCAGGGCAACGGCTGCTAACAACAAACGTCaacttaatgaaaacaaaaaaccattCAACTTCCTGTCACTGCAGATTAACACTAACAAAAGCAAAGATCCTGCCTCAGGTtcccagaaaaaggaaagtggGGTATCAGCACAATGTAAAGAACTGTTTGGAGCTGCTCTAAGCAAGGATTTCTTGCAAAATTGCCAAGTGCCTGCTCAAGAAGATGGAAGGGGAGAACAAGCAATGGATAGTAGCCAG ATTGTGAGCAGACTAGTTCAAATTCGCGACTATATTGCTAAGGCCAGCTCCATGCGGGATGATCTtgtagagaaaaatgaaagatcGGCCAATGTTGAGCGTTTATCACACCTTATAGATGACCTTAAAGAGCAGGAGAAATCCTATCTGAAATTTTTGCAAAAGATGCTT gctAGAGAAAATGAGGAGGATGATGTTCGGACTATAGATTCAGCTGTGGGATCTGGTTCTGTAGGTGAGAGCACATCGCTAAACATTGATGTGCAGTCTGAGGCTTCAGATACCACG GAGGTATCTTTTAGTTTGAGCTGTCGGCCCCGCATTGAGGACAAGCTAGGGAATTCAGCTTCACAGGAACAGGTTACAGACATTGATGTTACACCAAGCCCTAAAGGGAAAAGTGAGAGAGCTGCTCTGAATGACAGGGAAATCTGGCCTTGTGGGATTAATAGCCAGGATCATGGATTGCTTTCAAAG GCCAGAGATCCTCAACAGGAAGCTAAAGAGGAGTTGGAGAACTTGAAAAAGCAGCATGATTTATTGAAAAGGATGCTACAACAGCAGGAGCAATTAAAGGCTCTTCAAGGAAGACAGGCAGCTCTTCTTGCTTTGCAGCATAAAGCAGAGCAAGCCATTGCTGTCCTGGATGATTCTG TTGTAACAGAAACTACAGGTAGTGTTTCAGGAGTAAGTCTTACATCAGAACTGAATGAAGAATTGAATGACTTAATTCAACGCTTTCACAACCAACTTCATGATTCTCAG ACACAGTCTGTGCCTGACAATAGAAGGCAAGCAGAAAGTCTTTCACTTACCAGAGAgatttcacaaagcagaaactCTTCAATGTCTGAACACCAGTCAGATGAGAAGGCACAGCTTTTTAACAAGATGCGAATGTTGCAGggtaaaaagcagaaaatggacAAACTATTAGGAGAACTTCATACACTTCGTGACCAACATCTAAATAACTCTTCCT tttttccTGCTTCAAGTTCTCCTCAAAGGAGTATTGATCAAAGAAGTACAACTTCAGCTGCTTCTGGTCCTATAGGCATAGTAACTGTTGTCAACGGTGAATCAAATAGTCTGGCATCTGCTCCCTATCCTCCTGATTCCCTGGTTTCTCAAAATGAGAGTGAAGAGGATGAAAATCTAAATCCAACAGAAAAGCTTCA gaagctAAATGAAGTTCGTAAGAGGCTGAATGAGTTACGCGAGTTAGTTCACTACTATGAGCAAACATCTGATATGATGACAGATGCTGTGAATGAAAACActaaggaggaggaggaagaaacagaagaatcaGAAAGTGATTCTGAACATGAGGATCCACAGCCTGTTACAAATATTAG AAACCCTCAAGGAATCAGTAGCTGGAGTGAAATAAATAGCAACTCAAATGTACAGTGTGGAGCTAATAACAGAGATGGAAGACATCTTAATACAGACTGTGAAATAAACAACCGATCTGCTGCTAATATAAGGACTCTAAAAATGTCTTCTGCTTTAG ACTGTCATAATAGGGAGAATGACAAACACCTTGATCTACCCCAAGGTGAAGATGATGAAGTGGAAGAAGATAGAGTTAGTGAAGATTCCATATCTAGTCACAGAAGCAGCCTGGGTGATGTTGCTGGAGATGCCGAGTTTGAGCAGAAGATCAATAGGCTTATAGCTGCAAAACAGAAGCTTAGACAGTTACAAAACCTTGCTGCTATGGTGCag GATGATGATCCAGAACCTCAAGGAACAATTGCAAATGCATCTAATATTGGTGACTTGTTGGGTGAGATGGAAGAGACAAAGCAACAACCAAACAATGTGCGAGCTAGTTCTAACAAGTTAAAAAAGGATGTGCGACTAAACGAAAAAGCAAG AGAGAAGTTCTATGAAGCTaaacttcagcagcagcaatgggaGCTTAAGCAGttacaagaagaaagaagaaaactgattgaaatccaggaaaaaattcAAGTGTTACAGAAAGCTTGTCCTGACCTTCAA TTGTCAGCTGGCCTGGGTAACTGCCCAGCAAATAGACAGACTTCACAAGCAACATCATCTCCAGCCGTGAATGAGTGTAACACAGCTGGCAAGCCTTTAATTGAGTGTGATGAATCCGTACCAGTAGGCAATGAG TTATGGTCTGAAATGAGAAGACATGAGATTTTAAGAGAAGAATTGCGACAGAGAAGAAAGCAACTTGAAGCTTTAATGGCTGAGGATCAGAGAAGGAGAGAGCTCGCAGAAACAATATCTACTGTTGCTGCGTCTGTTAAAAGTGAAGGGTCAGAAGCTCAGTGTActccacagcagagcaggactgaAAA GACAATGGCTACCTGGGGAGGTTCTACCCAGTGTGctttagaggaagaaaatggcGATGAAGACGGTTATCTCTCTGATGGAGTTGGTCAGGCcgaagaagaggaagaagacgCATCAAGTTTGAATGACAGTTTCTCTGTTTATCCCAATAACAACGTACCAGAAAATACCTattttgttaaagaaaacaaagatag GTGGAAAAACTGCCGTCCTCTTTCAGCAGATGGGAATTATCGACCAGTGTCTAAGGCCAGGCAACAGCAAAACATAAGTATGCGGCGTCAGGAAAATTTTCGGTGGATGTCTGAGCTTTCATATgtggaagaaaaggaacaatGGCAAGAGCAGATCAATCAGTTGAAGAAACAGCATGAATTTAGTGTCAGCATTTGTCAAACTTTGATGCAGGATCAGCAG aCTCTCTCTTGCCTTCTACAGACTTTGCTTACGGGCCCTTACAGTATGATGCCCAATAACGTTGCATCTTCACAAATACATCTCATTATGCATCAGTTAAACCAGTGTTACACTCAACTGACTTGGCAGCAGAATAATGTCCAAAG gTTGAAACAAATGTTAAGTGATGTTATGCGGCAACAAGAACAACAGTGTCAAGAGAAACCATCgagaaaggagagaggcagTAATGCACCACCACCTCCATCTCCTGTTTTCTGTCCATTCAACTTCCCTCCACAGCCTGTGAACCTCTTTAGTGTTCCAGGATTtactaatttttcttcctttgctccaG GTATTAATTGTAATCCAGTGTTCCCATCTGGTTTTGGAGATTTTGCACACAATATTTCTCCACACAGtagtgagcagcaggagcaacAACATCCTCTAGATCACAATACTTCTGGGAAAACTGAGTATATGGCATTCCCCAAACCCTTTGAAAGCAGTTCCTCTAATggagcagaaaaacaaag AAGGAGTCACAGACAACCTGAAGAGGAATTGGAAAAAAGATCAACTTGGCTTAATGATAgccaagaaatgaaaaaagatgaTCAGTCTCAGCTGAAAGCAGGTTTTGCAGTTTCAGTACAAAACATTGCTTCTAGTCATAAAAATCAGTCTGATATGAACCGGAGAAGAGAGTTTGATGAAGagtctttggagagtttcaGTAGCATGCCTGATCCAGTAGACCCAACTACTGTGACAAAGACATTTAGATCCAGAAAAGCATCAGCGCAAGCAAGCCTGGCATCAAAAGATAAAACACCCAAATCAAAGAATAAAAGGAAGACTTCTTCTCAGCTAAAAGGCAGAGTTAAAAATACTG GTTATGAAAGTGCAAGTGCTTCTAGTGTGTGTGAACCCTGCAAGAACAATAAAAGCAGACACTCTGATGATGTGGTTCATGCAAAGGTGTTCAGCAAAAGGAATCAGGAAcaattggaaaaaataattaaatacagtAGATCTACAGAAATGTCTTCCG CGCATGCTAGGAGAATTCTGCAGCAGTCTAACAGAAATGCATGCATTGAAGCGCCAG aaACTGGTAGTGATCTTTCTATGTTTGAGGCTTTGCGAGACACAATTTATTCTGAAGTGGCAACTCTTATTTCTCAAAATGAGTCTCGTCCCCACTTTCTTATTGAACTTTTCCATGCGCTTCAGCTGCTAAATACAGATTATCTGAGGCAAAGGGCTCTTTATGCTTTACAG GATATAGTGACCAGACATTTatctgagaaaaatgaaaaagggaagTCTGCAAAATCACTGAATTCTGCAACATGGGTGGCATCAAATTCTGAACTCACTCCCAGTGAAAGCCTTGCCTCTACAGATGAT GAAACTTTTGGCAAGAACTTTTCTACAGAAGCATGTCAAGATTGTGAACAACATGATGCAGACAATGGGAGTACTATGTCTACATCTTCGAATTTTGAACCCTTTGCCACTGATGACCTTG GCAACACAGTGATTCACTTAGATAAAGCTTTGTCTTGGATGAGGGAATATGAGCGTATGAAAGTTGAAGCTGAAAGTACCCTTGACTCTGAGGGCTGCTCTAGTAATTTTCAGGGTGCTTCTACTGCTAAATTAGAAG GTCCAGGTACTGGTGAGTGTCAGTCTGTGCTGCAGTCAGGTGATGTTTCTGCAATTCCATGTCCTCGTATAGATACTCAGCAGCTTGACCGGCAGATTAAAGCAATTATGAAAGAGGTCATTCCTTTTCTGAAG GAACACATGGATGAAGTATGCTCTTCTCAATTACTGACATCAGTAAGACGTATGGTCTTAACTCTTACGCAACAAAATGATGAAAGTAAAGAATTTGTGAAGTTCTTTCATAAGCAGCTTGGCAGTATACTTCAG GATTCACTGGCAAAATTTGCTGGTAGAAAATTAAAAGACTGTGGGGAGGATCTTCTTGTGGAGATCTCTGAAGTGTTATTTAATGAATTAGCCTTTTTTAAACTCATGCAAGACTTGGACAACAACAGTATTTCTGTAAAGCAGAGATGTAAACGAAAAATAGAAACTACTGAAGTAATACAGTCTTATGCTAAAgag GCAAAAAAAGGTCTCCAGGTGGATGTTTGTTCATCTGTTGAAGATGTCGATGAGGACAAA GACAAGGATGAGACTGAAACTGCTAAACAAGTACCGGACTCAGAAATGTGTGCAGGTAATGGAGTGCCTGAAAGTATTAGGTCTGATGCATCTGATcaagaggaagatgaggaaagTGAAAGCGGTCCAGTGGCAATAA GTTTATCAAAAGCAGAAACCCAAGCTCTGACTAACTATGGCAGTGGAGAAGATGAGaatgaagatgaagaaatagAATTTGAGGAAGGACCTGTTGATGTGCAAACATCACTACAAGCCAACAGTGAAACAACAACTGAAAATGAACAG ACTTCAAACCAAGAATTGAGTAAGGCAAAAAGCAGCGAGATTTTGTCATCAGAACAAGAATCTGTTAATGTTAAAG GTGAACAAGATGTGGCTACAATTGTGCCTCATTACCTCAGTGTCATGGAGAATACACCAGCTTTAACAGTCAATACCCCAGAATCCTTTGTAACAGCCactgtgaaaacagaagaatCAAGCTCACCTTTAGCAGTGAATGAAACTCAAACACCAGATACCACGTGTGCAGAAAACAAATCTGGTGCAAGTTCTGAAAGCTCCATGGCTGGCAGCCCTGATACAGAGTCACCTGTGCTAGTGAATGAATAT GAACCTGGTTCTGGAAACGTAAGTCAAAAATCTGATGAAGATGACTTTGTGAAAGTTGAAGACTTGCCTCTCAAACTTGCTGTATATTCAGAG ACAGACttaatgaagaaaatggaaacGGAGGCTCAAACCAACAGCTTGTCTGATGAATTACTGGATGGAGGTGGAGCTCAAGATCAAGAATTAGTAGGAGATGCCCAAACATTGAAAGAACCTG aaacttTTGGAGCTCAAAATGCATAA